TACACTCCTACGTATGCACCACATGCTATACACATAGTTTTCTTGTATGGATGAGCATATAGAGAGacaaaataatgaataaaatACACTAAACTAGTAGCTACTTGCATTTTAAAGAATCGAACAAATTATTTTCATGACAAGGATGATAGGACATGTAGACTTTTGTCCTATTGTTTAGGTTATGTATTCTACCACTTGTAGCAAACAAGGAACACTCAACTTACATTGTTTAGAATCATAATCAACTTCTTAGAACGtgtttgataaaaaatcaaacaCATTTTTTAAGGGATAATGTAGATTCAAATGGGTAGACAGTTTAGTTGATTGGTTGTGAATTAACTCATTACATCAACTACTATCGAAAGTGTAAGGATAAGGATTGTAAAAATCATATAAATCGCAAAAACTatagaaggagaaaaaaaaagatAGAAGTGAAAAAACTTAGATTATAAGAGGTAAAGCAAGGTAGAGAAGGAAAAGACTAATTGGAGAAGAAAGTaggagaaaagaaaataaagagatcGGAGGGATAAAAGCCGTTAAGGTCCGTTTAGTGTTAAACTATTGCATAATGTTTGTTGAGTTATGTTAAAGATCTTTTACTATAACAATTACACATATTTATACCCTTATTAAGTCAAACCTACATTAATCATATGTCAATGCTTGTTCATCTCGTTGCTTATGGTCGGATGACCTTTATCCGATGACTAGGCGATCAACATCTCTTGATGGTTTGGTATTCTTCTGTTGCCTGGATGACTACTATATGCCCAAGTGATGTTAGTCGCATTTTAGGGTATACTCAGAGACGAGACAAACAAGAAGTAATGCAAGATAATAATTAGTTCAAATGCCAAAGagttatgtatatttttaaagttaaaatctAATAATCATTATATTAAATTACTCAAATGACAACTTGAATGCACGAGATATCTAAATAAActataaagaaaaataatgaagaaaTGGATGGCCATCTTCTCCAATATTTGACaagcaaaattaaaataaaataaaataaataaaatattatctttAATACTATAAAGGGATTTTCCTTTTTGTGtcgtatttaaaaaatattaaatttattcatATAACTACTAacgattatttcaaaatattcttttaactaTCAACGACTATTCCAAAACATCTTTATAATTATATCAAAACTAACCATACAACTACTCATACCCAAAAAAtccatatattatttatttttttattactttctttataattttttaaaatattaaaaaataaaaaatggtggAGCACGCACCCATGACTTGTTGGTATGTTATGCttgttatatttgtatttaaaatcatgactttcaaaattttattttagatttatatatgtttaaacaaaatataatataaaattatattaattattaaaatttcataaaaaaataaattcgaAACATAtacttatataatttttcatttcattttattcaaCTTGTTCAATAAGTAATTACCTTATGgttggaaaaataattttttttttatgattttagttTGAATTTATGGGAGTTAGACAAATATaagtaaaattatattaaatttattataaattCACACAAAACTAAACTTATCTCGAAAATTCATATTCCTAAACAGAAATTTTTATATATCACttttaattcttattattttttttcgggTCTCTCGGCGGGAGGCTCAACAAGAACGTTAATATTTTGGTCATAAAGAAAATAGACCACCAGTCCACTTAATCACTAGGGCTTTGCTTTCCGATGCCGCGCTACTCATCTGACAGGTCCGACTCCCCGGTGCCGGCGAAGGGACACCGTAGTTCCCGAAGATCCATTTCGCCGGTCAGGACCAATTCTTCTCACAAGGCGAGGTCTCCTGCCAGAGAGAAACACTCCTCTCGTGCTAGGTCTCCAAGACGCGCAGAAGTTAAATCCCCTCCTGCAACCTCGCGGTCTCGGTCTCCTTCCCAATCGCCGCGGGCAAAGCGCCTGAGGAGGGCTCAGGCCGAGAGAGAGGTGGAGCGAGCAAGCGGAAGGGAGTATGAAAGAAACGGTGGCAGCAGGGAAAGGGAGAGGGATAGGGACAGGGATAGAGCCAGGCACCAGAAGGAGAAGGGTTTTGAAAGAGAAGCTGCAAGGGAGAGAGGTGAGAGGAGGACAGAGAGGGATAGCATTCCTGTGGAAACTTCTAAATCGAGACGCGAGCGCTCGGCATCTCCGACAGATCGGCGACGGCGGGAGAAACGGGGTTCGCGCTCGCCTTCTAGAGCCGCCAAGAATGGGGCGAATGAGGAGGTGTGAATTtctctgtttttatttttttactgtcTAGCTTACTTAGTTTATGTTGAAGATGGTTggtttgaatttcaattttttctcACTGTACGTGCCAGCAAGCTGCTTATGGTTATTCATCTAGGATTTTAGTTGCTTCTAGAGCCAATCATTCTGTTTGACGGCAAACGCATGATTTAAGGCTTTAGGAAATTGCAGAGTGTGAGGCGTAGGCCTTGGAGGTGGGATGTTTGAGCCCAATACAGTTAACAGTAAATAGTTGAATATGTTAAGTGTGTGCGAATAATGACAAATAACCTCATATGTCTAATAAACTAC
This region of Malania oleifera isolate guangnan ecotype guangnan chromosome 10, ASM2987363v1, whole genome shotgun sequence genomic DNA includes:
- the LOC131165429 gene encoding FHA domain-containing protein DDL isoform X2; its protein translation is MPRYSSDRSDSPVPAKGHRSSRRSISPVRTNSSHKARSPAREKHSSRARSPRRAEVKSPPATSRSRSPSQSPRAKRLRRAQAEREVERASGREYERNGGSRERERDRDRDRARHQKEKGFEREAARERGERRTERDSIPVETSKSRRERSASPTDRRRREKRGSRSPSRAAKNGANEEGKSSRGAEHHRSDDSMAKMKAAEDDLEAKKKQNPSFELSGKLADETNRVRGVTLQFTEPPDARKPDIRWRLYVFKGGEVLNEPLYIHRQSCYLFGRERRVADIPTDHPSCSKQHAVIQFRQVEKEQPDGMLSKQPRVCSPT